Genomic segment of Labilithrix sp.:
TCGTCGCCGACGGCGCGGGCGGGGTCGGCGACGGGGCCAGAGCGGCCGACCACCTCGTCGATCGCGTGCGCGAGGCGGTCCTCGACGCCGACTTCGACCTCGCCGCCCCGGCGGCGTGGAGCCGGCTCTTCGCCGACGTCGACCGCGCGCTCGTCGGCGTCGGCGAGACGACGGCGGTCGTCGTCGTCTTGATGACGGGCCTGCTCGTGCATGCCGCGGCCGGCGACAGCGAAGCGTGGCTCGTGCGCGCGGACGCGAGCGAGCGCCTGACGGCGGGCGCATCGCGAGCCCGGCTCGGCACCGGCCGCGCGCGACCCAGCGCCTCCGTCCGGCGCGAGCTCGACGGACGCCTCGTCGTCGCGAGCGACGGGCTCTTTCGCCACACGCGGAGCGAGGCGATCGAGCGCGTGGTGCGGGCGGAGAAATTCGGCGCCGTCGCGGACGCGCTCGTCGCGCTCACGCGCGGTGAGGACGACGTGGCCGTCCTCGTCGCAGAGCGCTGAGCGCGGCGGCGGCCTATGCTTGGAGGATGAAGCCCGGCGAGCATCCCGAGTTCTTCCGGTTCCCCGCCCCCGAGGGGCGATCGCGCGAGAGTCGGATCCGGCTCGACGGCGAGGGGAAGTTCTACGACCACGGCGCGTACGTCGAGCACGCCAAGCTCCAGCAGGCGCTGCACACGTGGATCGGGCGGCACCCCGACGACGGGCGCTGGATCCTCACCAACGGCTACGACTGGACCTACTTCACCGTCGACGACGTCCCCTTCTTCGTGCGCTCGATCAAGAAGGTCGACGGCGACGCCGTGCTCGTGCTCTCGGATGGAACCGAAGAGCCCCTCGACCCGGTCACCGTGCGGACCGGTCCGCGCGGCGACCTCTACCTCACGGTGCAGCATCCTCACGCCGACAAGGCGAAGGCGGGGCCGTTCGACGCGAAGATGACGCGCTTCGCGCAGACGCAGCTCGAGGACTTCCTCTCGCCGGCGGAGGGCGGAGACGGCGACGCGGTCGTGCTCGCGACCCGTCGAGGCAAGGTGAGGCTTGCGGGTTGAGGTGCTCGTCGCGCTTGGGAATTTCGGCTAGGCTGCGCGCCACGTCCCATGCGTGTCCTCGTTGCCGACAAGCTCCATCCTCGCGCGGTCGAAGAGCTGCGAACCCTCCCGGTCGACGTCCTCTACGAGCCCGAGGTCACGAAGGAGACGCTCGAGTCCAAGATCCCCGGCGTGGGGATCCTCGTCGTTCGGTCGAAAGAGGTGACGCGGAAGGCGATCGAGAGCGCGCGGCAGCTCAACCTCATCGTCCGCGCCGGCGCCGAGACGTCGACGATCGACGTGAAGGCGGCGAGCGAGCGCGGCATCTACGTCGCCAACTGCCCCGGCAAGAACTCCTCCGCCGTCGCCGAGCTCGTGTTCGGGTTCGCGGTCGCGCTCGACCGGCGCATCCCCGACGCCGTCCTCTCGCTCCGCGCGGGCAAGTGGGAGCGCCTCGAGTACGGCAAGGCGGAGGGGCTCCTCGGCAAGACGATCGGCATCGCCGGCCTCGGCGCGATCGGGCGCGACGTCGCCGCGCGCGCGAAGACGTTCGGGCTCCACCCGATCGGCTGGAGCAAGAGCCTCACCCCCGCCCGCGCGGCCGAGCTCGGCATCGGGTACGCGGCGTCGCTCGAGGAGCTCGCCGCGAAGTCGGACATCCTCACCCTCCACCTCGCGCTGAACGAGCGCACGCGGCAGTGCGTGAACAAGAAGGTCTTCGACGCGATGCCGAAGCGCGCGATGTTCATCAACTGCGCGCGCCCCGACCTCGTCGACTACGAGGCGATGCAGGACGCGATCAAGAGCCGTGGCCTCCGCGTCGCGATCGACGTCATCCCGAACGAGCCGCGCGGCAAGAAGGAGGTCGCGCCCGACCTCTTCAACCTGACCACGCCGTCGGCGACGGGCGGCTTCCTCTACGCGACGCCCCACATCGCCGCGTCGACCGATCAGGCGCAGCTCGCGATCGCGACCGAGACGGTGCGCGTCATCCGCTCGTTCCTCACCGAGGGCACGGTGCCGAACGTGCAGAACGTCCTCAACCTCTCGAACGCGCGCTTCCAGATGGTCATCCGCATGCTCGACAAGGTCGGCACGTTCGCGAACGTGCTCGCCGTCATCAAGCGGCACGGGATCAACGTCGAGGAGGTGACGAACACCGTCTTCGAAGGCGGCGGCGCCTCGTGCGCGAAGCTGCGCGTCATCTCGCGGCCGAGCGAGGCGTGCTTCGCCGAGATCCGCGCCTTCGAAGAGGTGCTGCACGTCGACATCGTGCAGCTCCCGAACCTCGCCTGAGCATGCGCCCGCGATGGGGCCCAGGCGTCGCCGCCCTCGTCGCCGCGACGTTGCTCGCCGGCTGCAGCGGCTGCTCGCGGAAGGAGGAGGGCGCGCCCGACGCGTCCGCGTTCCTCGCGAGCCTCGTCGACGCCGGTGACGCCGGGCGCAACGACGCCGGCCCCGACGACTCGGCGATGCCCGCCGTCGACGACGACGACCTCCAGCAGCGCATGAAGCACCTCCTCGAGGCGATCTCGCAGAACAACCCCGATCTCGCGAACGACGCCCTCTTCCCGCGCGACGGCTACGTCCTGATGAAGGAGTCGTCCGACCCGCAGAAGGCGTGGGACCGCGGCATCTCGGGCAACTACCGGCGCTCGGTCGAGCGCATCCACAACCGCATCAAGGGGATCGAGCACGCGAAGTACGTCGGCTTCGAGATCGGCCACTCGATCGTGCAGCTCCAGCCCTCGAAGAAGAACTTCAAGAAGCCGCTCTGGCGCGTACGTCACTCGAAGATCAAGTTCACGCTCGAGGGCAAGGAGCGCACGCTCGACATCGCCGAGATGACAGCCTGGCGCGGCGCCTGGTACGTCACGAAGCTCCGCTGAGCCCGCACCCGCGCGCTCGAATTTCGGGACGCATCGAGCGGCCGTTCGGCACGCCCGAAGCGCTGGCAGGGATCGGCGTCGTGTACGGCGGCGTGGCGCTGTCGGGGGACGAGCTCACGCTCTACTTCGTGAACGCCACGCTGAAGCTCCACGTCGCGCGGCGCATCGATCACGCGAGCCCGTTCGGCGACGCACGAGCTCGCGCGCAGCGACTCGTCCGAGGAGTCGGCCGTCGTCACCGACGACGAGCGCACGATGTACTTCACGTCGCGACGCAAGTACGCGAACCAAGCCCCGGACGGAGGGAGCGCGACCAGCGACGTCTATGTCGCGACGCGCTCGAGCCTCGCGGTGAAGCTCGGCGACGTCCGCATCGTGCCGGAGCTCAGCTCCACCGCGAACGACGCGGTCGCGTGGCTGACGCCCGATGAATGCAGGATCTACGTCGCGTCGAAGCCGAAATGACGAAACGCGACGGCCGTGCTCGGTGCACGGGCGTCGCGTCCTCCCCCCTCGCCTGGGCTCGTCGTTACGGGACGACGGCGAGCGGGTCCTCTTCGACCGGCTGCGGGCCAGGGACGATGTGAGCGATGTCGGGGTCGACGCCCGGCGGCACGTCGGGACGGTCGCCCTTGATCGCGTTGCGCTCTTGCCTCTTGGCCGCCTTCTCGCGCTGCTTCTCCTGGCGCTGACGCTCCTTGAGGCGCTTGTTCATGCTCGGGTTACCCATGAGGTGCTCTCCTTTCTTAAGGCTTCAAGTCAGTGCCGTCGAGGACCGCGACGACCGCGCGAGCGGCGGGGCGGGGACGGCCGCGGATCCGCCGGTGACGTCACCATCGCCGGCGTGGGAGCGGGAGCGAGAGCGACGCCACCCGCGACGGGGATGGAGCGCTTCACGAATTTTTCGATGTCGCGGAGCAGCGGGCGTTCCTCGGGATCGCAAAACGCGATCGCGCGGCCGCTCGCCCCGGCGCGGCCGGTGCGGCCGATACGGTGGACGTAGCTCTCCGGGACGTTGGGGAGGTCGAAGTTGAACACATGCGTGATGCCGTCGACGTCGATGCCGCGCGCCGCGAGATCGGTCGCGACGAGCACCGCCACGGTCCCGCCCTTGAAGCCCTCGAGCGCGCGCTCGCGGGCGCCCTGCGACTTGTTCCCGTGGATCGCGGCCGCGACGATGCCGCTCTTCGTGAGCTGCTCGGCGAGGCGGTTCGCGCCGTGCTTCGTGCGCGTGAACACGATCGTGCGAAGCGCGTTCTCGTCGCGGAGGAGCTTCTCGAGGAGGTGGCGTTTGTCGCTCTTCGAGGCGACGAAGTGGACGCACTGCTCGACGCGCTCGGCGGTGGTGACCTCGGGCGCGATGTCGACGCGCACCGGATCCTTCAGCACGCTCGCGATGAGGTTCGCGATCTCGCCGGGGATGGTGGCGGAGAAGAGCAGCGTCTGGCGGACGGGCGGCACCGCCGCGACGATCTTGCGGACGTCGTGGATGAAGCCCATGTCGAGCATGCGGTCCGCTTCGTCGAGGACGAGGACCTGGATGCCGTCGAGCTTCACGAAGCCCTGGCTCATGAGATCGAGGAGGCGGCCGGGCGTGGCGACGAGGATGTCGGGCACGCGCTCGAGCGCCTTCTCTTGCGGCTTCTGCCCGACACCGCCGTAGATGCAGATGTGACGCACGCCGGTGTGGCGGCCGTAGGCGCCGATGCGCTCGTCGATCTGCGCGGCGAGCTCGCGCGTCGGGGCGACCACGAGGCAGCGGATCTTGCCGGTGCGGGGCGTCTTGCCGAGGCGATGGAGGATGGGGAGGACGAAGGCCGCGGTCTTGCCGGTGCCGGTCTGGGCGCAGCCGAGGAGGTCACGGCCCGCGAGGACGGGGCCGATGGACTTGCCCTGGATCGGCGTGGGCGTGGAGTAGCCTTCGGCCGCGACCGCACGGACGAGGTCCTTGTGGAGGCCGAGGGCCGCAAACGGATGGACGGATGGATTCTGCTCCGCGACCTTGGGCGTCGGAGCTGCGGCACGTGCATTCGGCACGGGCCGATCGATACTGGTCAAATTCACTCGAACGTTTTTCTCGCGGCCACAATGGCGTCGACCGCGTAACGCGAGGCACCGAAAAGCGGGCCTCGCCACGCCTTTCTCGACCGCGCTGGCATTTCGCGAGAGAAGTTCGTGAGCAGCGGTGATCTAACGCACCATGCCGTGGGGCGCAAGCACGGCCGTCATGTCGCACGCTCGCGCTTCACTTCTTCGAGCAGCTCTTCGATGCGCGTTTGTGCGTCCTGCCCCTCGTCGTAGACGAACCGAAGCTCGGGGGCGACGCGTAGCCCGAGCCGCGCCGTCACCGCCTTGCGCAAGCGCCCCGACGCCCGCGCGAGCGCGCGCTCGGCGTCCTTCTTGCGCGCCTCGAGCGCCGCGCCTTCGTCGGTCGTCGCGAGGCGGAAGAACACGCGCGCGAGCTGCAGGTCCGAGCTGATCCACGCGTTCGACACGATGAGCCCCTCGAGCCGCGGGTCCGCGAGGTCGCGCCCCACGAGCCGCGCGATCTCCTGCCGAAGCTGCGCCGCCACGCGCACGGGCCTGCTCGCTTCGTTCTTCGCGGCGTGCTTCGCCGGCCGCCTCGTCGACGCCATGCGCCGCACCATAGCGGAAAGTGTGGTCTACTCGAGACGAATGCGTCGTGTGCTCGCGACCTTGCTCGGCGCGTTCCTCGCGTGCACCCCCTTCGAGGCGGAGGAGCCGCAAGGCGCGGAGCTCGAGGAGACACCCGACGGTGGAAGTGCGCTCCAGCCGCGGCTGGACGGCGCCGCAGGCCCCGACGGCATGGGCGCGACCGGCTCCGACTTCTGCACGAACGCCGAGACCCTTCACGGCGACGACGTCGTCCTCTGCGACGACTTCGACGATCGCGACCAACCCGAACGCGCCCCGTGGGCCGTCGTCAACGAAAGCGGAGCGAACGGCGCGCTGACGGTCGGGATCCCGCCGAGCGGAACGTCGCACGCGCTCCGCATCTCCTACGACAACGGCGCCAGCTCGCACGACGTCGCCCTGCGAGCGCGGCTCCCATCCACGGACTTCGGGGACGCCCAGCGCATCTCGCTCGAGTACAAGTTCTACCCTGCGACGGTCGAGCTGGAGTTCGCGCGCAGCGGATCGCTCTTCCGCTTCACGAGCATCAACACCTTCCGCAGCCCGTTCGGCGTCGGCTTCTGGGCGGGCCATACCATGGCGCGGCGCGGCGACGCCGACATCGACACGGCCTCGGACAACGGGCACGTCCAGCCATGGATCCGCGGCGGACGCGGCACGTGGCACACGGCGCACGTCGTGCTCGAACGAACGCTGTAGCGAGGTTCTCCGTCTCGATCGTGGTGGACGACCAGACGCTCGGGACCGGCGAGCATCAGATCGGAGCCGTGGCGGACACCACCTTCGAGGTCGTGATGGGGATCTGGGAGACGAGCAGGACGGCGGGCACGGTCGACGTCTGGTACGACGACGTCCTCGTCCGGCTCCGGAAGTGAAGCCGCTCAGAGCTTCTGCTTGATCTCTTCGATCTCGAACGACTCGATGAAGTCGCCGTTCTTGACGTCGTTGAAGCCGTCGAGGCTGATGCCGCACTCCATCCCCTCCGGGATCTCCTTGACGTCTTCCTTGAGGTGCTTGAGCGCGTCGATCTTGCCTTCCCAGATCACCGCGCCGTCGCGGGTCACGCGGACGTGGTTGGAGCGGCGGACCTTGCCCTGCGTCACGTAACAGCCCGCGACGACGATGCCGCGGATCTTGAAGATGGCGCGGACCTCGGCCTTGCCGGAGAGCTTCTCCACCTTCGTCGTGGGGAGGAGGCCTTCCATCGCCGCCTTCACGTCGTCGACCGCGTCGTAGATGATCGAGTAGAGGCGGATCTCGACCTTGTTCTCCTCCGCGAGCGCCGCCGCCTTGCCGGCGGGGCGCACGTTGAAGCCGATGAGGATCGCCTTCGCCGCGATGGCGAGGTTCACGTCGCCCTCGGTGATCGCGCCGACGCCCGAGTGGACGATGTGGAGCTTCACCCGATCGGTCGTGAGCTTGTTGAACGCGTTCGTGAGCGCCTCGCTCGAGCCGTGCACGTCCGTCTTCACGATGACGCGCAGCTCCTGCTGATCGCCCGCCTGGAGGCGCTCCATGAGCGACTGGAGCGAGAGGCCCTTGTCGGAGCCCTGCTTGCTCTTGTCCTGCTTCGCCTTGCGGCTCTCCGCGATCTCGAGCGCCTTCTTCGGGTCCTTCACCGCGTGGAGCGGATCGCCCGCGGCGGGGACGTCGGAGAGGCCGAGGATCTCGACCGGCGTCGCCGGCGGAGCCTCGTGGACCTGCTTGCCGTGCTCGTTCGTCATCGCGCGGACCTTGCCGAAGCCCGGACCCGCGAGGACGAAGTCGCCGACCTTGAGCGTGCCCTCTTGCACGAGGATGCGCGCGACCGGGCCGCGGCCGCGATCGAGGAGCGCCTCGATGACGACGCCGCTCGCCGGCTTCTTCGGGTTCGCCTTGAGGTCGAGGACCTCCGCCTGGAGCGCGAGCATCTCGAGGAGCTGCGGGATGCCTTCGCCGGTGAGGGCGGAGACCTGGGTGAAGATCGTGTCGCCGCCCCACTCTTCGGGCTGGAGGCCCTGCTCGACGAGCTCGCGCTTCACGCGATCGGGATCGGCGCCCGCCTTGTCGATCTTGTTCACCGCGACGATGATCGGGACCTTCGCCGCCTTCGCGTGCGCGATCGCCTCCTTCGTCTGCGGCATGACACCGTCGTCCGCCGCGACGACGAGGACGACGATGTCCGTCGCGCTCGCGCCGCGCGCGCGCATCGCGGTGAACGCCTCGTGGCCCGGCGTGTCGAGGAACACGATCGTGCCGGCGGCGGTCGTCACCTTGTACGCGCCGATGTGCTGCGTGATGCCGCCGGCCTCGCCCTTCGCGACGTCGGCCTTGCGGATCTTGTCGAGGAGGCTCGTCTTGCCGTGGTCGACGTGACCCATCACCGTGACGACCGGCGGCCGGAGCACGAGCTCGGGATCGACGTCGGCGGCCTCGCCACGCGCGGCCTCGATGTCTTCCTCTTCCGTCGTCGCGACGTCCTCGACCTCCCAGCCGAACTCGCTCGCGAGGATCTTCGCCGTGTCGGCGTCCAGCGTCGTGTTGATGTGGATGCCGGTCATGCCCATGCCGAGGAGCTTCATCAGGAGCTCCGTCGCCTTGAGGCTCATCTGCGCGGCCATCGCGGCGAGGGTGATGTTCTCCTCGATGCGAATGACCTTCTTGTGCGCGGACATCTCCTTCGTGGAGACGTTCACCGGGCCCTTGCGGACGTTCATCATGCCCGGGCGGCCACGGCCACCGGGGCCGCCACGGCCCATCATGCCCGGACGCTGCTGGCCCGGACGCATGCCGCCGGGACGACCCGCCGCGCCGGCGCGGGGATCGAACTGCACGCGACGCGCGCCGACGCCGGCGGCGCCGCCGCCGATGCCCGTGCGCTGCGCGCCGACCGGGGTCGGCATCGGAACGCCGGGACGACCGGCCCAGTACTCGACGCCGGTCTTCGGCGCCGCGGACGGACCGCGCGGGGCGGGGGCGTCCGAGGGCACGACGCGCGGAGGCGGCGGCGGGGGCTCGGGCGCGGGAGGAGGAGGCGGCGGCGCGGCGACGACCGGCGGCGGCTCGACCGGCGCGACGACCGGCGGAGGCGGCGGCGGCTCGACCGCGGGCGCGGACGGCGCCGGCTCCGGCGCGGCGACGGCCTTCACGCTCGGCGGCGGCGGCTCCTTGATCGACGGCGGCGGGGTCGGGACCTTGACCGCGGACGGCGGCGGCGGCTCGACGGCCGGCGCGGACGCGGGCGGCGCGACCTCCTTCACGCTGGGCACGCTCGCGGGCGGGACCGGGAGCGCGACGTCGCTCTTCTTGTCCTCGACCTTGCGGCGCGGGGCTTCTTCGCGCGCCTCGAGCCCGCCGTTCTCGAACGAGGGCGCGCTCTTCGCGGCGACGTCGGTGGCCTTCGAGGGCGGCGCTTCGATCGCGATCTGCGAGATGTCGCGGCGCGAGGCGACGTCGTCGAGCGCGGGCGTCGACGGGACGCTGATCGGCGGCGCGGCGGACGTTGGCGACGACTCCGCGGCGGGCTTCGCGACGGCGCGCCGTTTGATGACGGCGCCGGGACCGCGGTTGATGCGCTCGGTCACGACGTCGTGCGTCTTCTGTTTCTCGAGGTTCCGCTTCAGACGGTCGACGGCGTCGACGTCCACGGAGCTCATGTGGTTTCGGACATCCGTCACGCCAATCGACTGGAACAGCGTCACGACCTGCTTCGGGTCGAGATTGAGCTGTTTCGCGACTTCGTAGACCCGAACCTTGCTCATCGAACCTCCGACGACGACCATGCTTCCTCTACCTTGCGGAACGGCGCCGACAGCCGGTACGTCCCACCGACCGCAGCGCCAACTCCTGCGTGGAGAATCGCAAGAATCGCGACCTCCCTATTCCCGTCTCGCCCCCCAAGCAGGGCTCCAATTCGTGACTTTTCTGCAAACGCGATCGCGTTGCCCGCGGCGACCGCGCGCTCCACGACCGAAAGCTTCGCCGCCGCCGCGGCGTCCCGTGCGACGACGATCAGCGCCGGCGCCTCGACCTCGGAGACCGCGTCGGCGCCGATCGCGAGCTGCCCCGCGCGCTTGGCGCCGGAGAGGAGGCCTTCGATCCGGCGATCCGCCGCCTCGACGATCGCGGCGCCGAGGACGGCCGCGTCGCCTTTGACTTCCTGCTTGAACGCGCGGGACAAACCGCTCTTCAGCGCGCGCTTGAGGCAGTCGGGCGCGCCGTGCACGTGCGCGCCGCGCCCGAAGGCGGAGCCCGCCATGTCGACCGCGAGCTCGCCCGAGGACGGATCGAGGACGACGCGGACGAGCTCGTGCGGCTCGGCGTGCTTTCCGCACCCGGCACACGTGCGCTCCGTCCGCTTCTTCGCGGTCTTGGCGCTGTCGTCGTGGGTCATCGCTTCCATCCTCGGGTCGGTTCCTTTCAGCTCTGCTGGGTCGCGCTCGCGGCGGCGGCCTTGCGGGCCGCGTCGATCTGCTTCCACTCGTTCTGGAGGAAGTACTCGCCGCCCTGCTTGAGGGCGCGGGCCTTCTTGATGCCGAGGCCCGTCTTGATCGCGAGCTTGTCCTCGTCCTCGCGCATGATGTCCTCGACGGAGCGGTAGCCCGCGTCCTCGAGGAGCTGCACCGTGCGCTCGCCGACGCCGCGGACGAAGAGGAGCTTCTCCTTGTCGGTGAGCGGCTCACTCTTCGCGGAGGCGGCCCGGATGCGCTCCTGACGGAGGGTCTCCATCGTGATCTCCGCCGCGGCGCGGATCGAGGGCGCGTTCTCCGCGCCGACGCCCTGGATGCTGCCGATCTCTTCGGCGGTCGCCTCCGCGACCTCCTCGAGGGCGCGGAAGCCCATGCGGTACATGTTGCGCGCGACCTGCTCGCTCACGCCATCGATGCGGCCGAGCTGCGCGATCGCCTCCTCTTCCATCTGCTTGAACTTCGACTCGCTGATGATGTCGAGCTTCCAGCCGGTGAGGTGCCACGCGAGGCGCACGTTCTGGCCCTTGCGGCCGATCGCGAGGGAGAGCTTCTCGTCGGGGACGACGAGCTCCATCCGCCCGTCGGCCTCGTTGACGATGACCTTGTTGACCTCGGCCGGCTGGATCGCGGCGCACACGAAGCGCGCGGGGTCGCGGTCCCACGGGACGATGTCGATCTTCTCGCCGCGGAGCTCCTGCACGACCGCCTGGACGCGCGAGCCCTTCATGCCGACGCACGCGCCGACGGGATCGACGTCCGCGTCGCGGCTCATGACCGCGATCTTCGAGCGCGCGCCCGGCTCACGCGCGCAGGCGACGATCTTGACGATGCCCTCGTAGATCTCGGGGACCTCGCTCTCGAAGAGCTTCTCGACGAGCTTGCCGTCGCCGCGCGAGAGGATGATCTGCGGGCCGCGCGCCTCGCGGTCGATGTCCTTCAGGAGCGCGACGATGCGGTCGCCGGGGCGGTACGTCTCGCGCGGCGTCTGCTCGCGGAACGGCAAGATGCCCTCCGTGCGGCCGAGGTCGACGATGATGTTGTTGCCCTTCTCGAAGCGGCGGACGACGCCCTTGATGAGCTCGCCCTTCTTGTCCTTGAACTCCTGGTAGATGAGGTCGCGCTCTTCGTCGCGCACGCGCTGGATGAGGACCTGCTTCGCCGCCTGCGCCGCGATGCGGCCGAACTGCGAGCGCGCCTGCTTCACCATGAGGAGATCGCCGAACTCCTTGTCCTGCTCGGCGGCCTTCTTCGCGTCGTTGGGGTGCCAAAAGATCTGGAAGCCGAGCTCTTCGCCGAGCTCCGCCTCGAGGCCCTTCGCCTGCGCGTCCTCGAGCGCGATCTCGCGCTCGTCGTCGGAGACGTCGTCGACGACGGTCATGAACTGGAAGAGGTCGACCTGACCGGTGTCCTCGTTGAACGTGGCCTGGAGCTCGCGGTTCGGACCGAAGACGCTCTGCGCGGCCTTGAGGATCGCCTCTTCGATCGTCTTCACCAGGCGCGAGCGATCGATCCCCTTTTCCTTCGCGACCATGTCGATCGCCTGGAGAAGGTTCGCATCGGTCTGGGCTGCCTGCTGCTGAACGGCCATGTTGTTCCTCTTGTCGCCTTTTTGCGATTTCGGTGCTGCTTGCTCGATGAGGCTCACGACTTCTTCTTTCCGCCCGGCTTGGGGGCGGGCCCGAACTCGAACACGAGCCGGGCCGATACGACGTCGTCGAGAGCGACGCTCCACGTCTTGGCGCCGTCGGCGACGTCGACGAGCCCGTCCTTCATCGGACCGAGGACGCCGACGATCACCTTCTGGCCGGCGATGCCGGTCCGGAGCTTCAGCTTCGCCTTCTCGCCCTCGAAGCGGGCGTAGTCGGCGGGCTTCTTCAGCTCGCGCTCCACCCCGGGCGAGCTGACCTCGAGGTTGTAGCGATGGGGGATCGGATCCGAGACGTCGAGCGCGGGCGAGAGATCGCGCGCGATGTTCGAGCAGAGCTCGAGGTCGATCGCGGCCTGCTTGGTGGACATGCGCTCTGCCTCGGCCCCCAGCTTCTCGACGTACACGCGCAGGATCCAGCCGCCCTCGTTCTTCAGCTCGACGTCGACGAGCTCCGCGCCGTGCGCGCGCACGACGGGATCGATCACGGCGTGGAGCCGCTCACGGTCGAAGCTCGGGCTGCTGGAGGGAGACGCCATCACGCGGGAATAACTGGTCCTTTTGGGTTGCTACTGGCCGAACAAAAGACAAAAAAAAGCGAACCGCCGGAATTGGGGTCCGCAAGGGGCAATCCACCAACTGGGGCGCCCTACATAGCGCGCGACCCTGGGACGATCAACCCGCTTCCGACGACTCTGCGACAGCGATTTCCGAGGTGCTCGGATCTACGAGCATTTTCTACGTGCGCGCGGGCCGCGCGAACGGGGTGAGGTTCGCGACCGCCGTGATGAGGTCCTCCGGGTTCACCGGCTTGCCGATGTGGGTCGTGAAGCCGGCGGCGAGCGCCTTCGTGCGATCCTCCGCGCGCGTGTACGCGGTGAGCGCGATCGACGGGAGCGCGAGCGCGGGCTCGATCGCGCGCAGGCGGCGCATCAAGCTGTAGCCGTCTTGCTCCGGCATGCCGATGTCGCTCACGAGGACGTGCGGAGCGGCATCGCGCACCGCCGCGAGCGCCTCCTCCGCCGACGACGCGACCGTGACGTGCGCGCCCGCGCTCTCGAGCACGGCGCGGACGAGATCGCGCGCGTCCGCGTCGTCGTCGACGACGAGCACGCGCAGCTCGCCGAGCAACGATCGGCGGACGGAGCCGGAGCGCGCCGGGTTCGCCGGCGGGACGCTCACCGTGGCGCGGACCGGCAGCACGAACGTGAACGTCGAGCCATGGCCCGGCCCGATGCTCTCGGCGGAGACCGTTCCGCCGTGGAGCTCGACGATGTGGCGCACGAGCGAGAGGCCGAGCCCGAGGCCGCCGATGCGGCGCGTGGTGGAGCCCTCCTCTTGTGTGAAGCGATCGAAGACGCGGGGGAGGAAATCGGGCGCGATACCCCGCCCCGTGTCGCTCACCG
This window contains:
- a CDS encoding ribosome maturation factor RimP, with the protein product MASPSSSPSFDRERLHAVIDPVVRAHGAELVDVELKNEGGWILRVYVEKLGAEAERMSTKQAAIDLELCSNIARDLSPALDVSDPIPHRYNLEVSSPGVERELKKPADYARFEGEKAKLKLRTGIAGQKVIVGVLGPMKDGLVDVADGAKTWSVALDDVVSARLVFEFGPAPKPGGKKKS
- the nusA gene encoding transcription termination/antitermination protein NusA, whose product is MAVQQQAAQTDANLLQAIDMVAKEKGIDRSRLVKTIEEAILKAAQSVFGPNRELQATFNEDTGQVDLFQFMTVVDDVSDDEREIALEDAQAKGLEAELGEELGFQIFWHPNDAKKAAEQDKEFGDLLMVKQARSQFGRIAAQAAKQVLIQRVRDEERDLIYQEFKDKKGELIKGVVRRFEKGNNIIVDLGRTEGILPFREQTPRETYRPGDRIVALLKDIDREARGPQIILSRGDGKLVEKLFESEVPEIYEGIVKIVACAREPGARSKIAVMSRDADVDPVGACVGMKGSRVQAVVQELRGEKIDIVPWDRDPARFVCAAIQPAEVNKVIVNEADGRMELVVPDEKLSLAIGRKGQNVRLAWHLTGWKLDIISESKFKQMEEEAIAQLGRIDGVSEQVARNMYRMGFRALEEVAEATAEEIGSIQGVGAENAPSIRAAAEITMETLRQERIRAASAKSEPLTDKEKLLFVRGVGERTVQLLEDAGYRSVEDIMREDEDKLAIKTGLGIKKARALKQGGEYFLQNEWKQIDAARKAAAASATQQS